Part of the Schistocerca americana isolate TAMUIC-IGC-003095 chromosome 5, iqSchAmer2.1, whole genome shotgun sequence genome, ACATTGTGAGACTTTACCTGTAATTATACCGTAACATAGCTGTTCTATGAGATAATACCTAATACTcttcaaatcgaagaaagatgtGATATATTTAAGGTTAAAAGTCGGAAAATGTGTCCTTACTATTAGCCTAAAGGAAGCCTCGCTTAGTGACAACACACTAGTAATTAACTTGCTGTAAGTATGAGTATTCCTAACCATAAACAAATTACCTGTTGTAGCAAAGAAATTACTGTAGCTGTATGACAGATTTAGAAACTCTCAAACAATGATCTAGATGCTTGTATACGAGAATAGCTCAGGGAGGGAGGCAACAATTCTATTACGAATAAGAGAAGCTAGCATGTGCCTTTACAGTTAGGAAACTGCACTTCCTACGAGCAATAGTAAATTATTTTTTCGTACGAAATCAATGAAGTTTTATAATTCAGCACACAAGCTgacaaaatatgtaaacaaaaggAAACACGTCGGGGTTTAAACATTTATTATATAGAATCTCGCAAAAAAGCAGTTTTTCAACTTTAAAGGCACAGTTTATAAAGGTACTGCAGAGTGTGGCCTTTCAAGCAgaatatattttgaaaaaacttACTAAGGAATCGCATAGTCATTAGTAAGATAATCACACATAATGAAACATTCATAGCATTACTCtcttattttttgtattttcttgttttgCATCCTTTGATATTAAGGTTCCATTACTGTACTCAAAAACTATCTTTtaagtgagaatttaaggagataatTTAAGTAGTTTCAATGAAAGCAAATAGTTGACTCATTTACTATCTGTGAGGCAAGTAAAGACAGCAAAGGATCCTCTTTGTGTATTTCTGACCATCTTTATATTGTATAAAGACTTTTGCACAGAATCAGAATCACTCAATTTATAGCTTTTCCGCATAATATGAATCTTTTGGGGTTTCAGGAGAATGGCAAGGAATAGAGGTTGAAGTGAATATCTTTGTTTCAaaaaatcttatttatttattctgcaaaGCAGAATACAACAAATGCTTATATTCAaccacaacattttttttctttccttttacataCTTCATGCATTCCTTTTATACGATCAACAACAATAAACCAAAACAATATCACATCTCTAAGTACTCAACAATGATCTCATAGAAAAACGTATATCACCCTTTTTCAGTTCATCGTTTACAAAGCTTTCTGTCCCCATGTGCTCGGCTGGTGACCAGTTCAATGTCACAGAATAAAAAAAACACTTTTGCAGCGAGTGAGGGATTCACAAGCGCCTGCGGCACCTCGGCCAACAACCACTCAATGCGATTGTTGCGGTTGAGATTCGGTGACCCAGGATGACCGCAGCCAAAATGTCCTACATGCGTGGACCACTTAAGGATGGGATTCTAGCAGAGGATCGTCTGTGATCCTTCCACCTGATGAAGCTTGGCCCTCTCGTTTCAAACGCAGCAGCCGCCAAGCCAGATCACGTGTGATCACTGGCGGGTAGCGCAGAAATCGTCAGCGGTGGCAGATCCAGCGTGTGAATTTCGGAACAGCAGTCTCCTCCATGTGTGTCAAGAATCCAGACATGGCATTGCGGTTGCGTTCAGGCTGTCTGGAACATCACATTCCACGAACTTTGGACAGCAGTGGTAGTTTCTCCAAGCGTTGTGAAGTTGGAATATGGACACGGTTGACTTCTCAGCTGGAACCTCGGCTTTCAGCAGTTCCAGAATTTATGTAACTTGTCCAGCGGCTTCCAGACAGCATGGTACAATCACATTACAGTGTTCTTTGGTGATGATTTTGATGACGTTGCAGGTGCTGGACCAGGCAATGATGTTGCTCACGGAACTCACGGCGAAAGATGAATGCGGCGTAGATGGAGACTGTGTTTCTCGATGCAGGTTGGATGCTTGCGGCATTACTGCGTACCCGCCAATCCGGATCACGTGGGCGTGCGAGGAAAGGATGCCCCAAGGATGACACGGGAGAGTGACCATGTCCCCGTCCGATGAGACCCCAGGGATTGGACACCAGTGCGACGATGCCCAAAGGCTCCCGCAGAGAGAGAGATAATTTTTTTGCCTTCCAGGGCTTTCAAGTTTTTctgcaacaaaagaaaaaaggacaCATAAGTTACATGCCTTAAACGAACCATCTGAAACagtaaaaagtgtgtgtgtgtgtgtgtgtttgcgcgcttGCTTCTctctgaatgtgtgctgtcacgCCAAGGACTCGCGACTGCCATAAAAGAAAATCAGATCATGTGCTGAGCGTGTTGCAACGGCGCGGGACACGCGCAAGAGAAGCTTACACAACAGCCGGTGCCGAGCACACAGCTGACTGCCAGAGGACTAAAGAGTGATAACTTATATAACTGCGTGAATCTACACATGTTTCTGCTTGACATCCTCTACCACGATTGCACAATACTGAGAAGTATTTACAATGTTTATTCtgccaaaaaaattattaaaaatcacaGGTCTTCCTATTAGAAGTGCAAAGTGTGGAATGTGTGTTTGCAAAATGTTTATGAGAAGTGTGGACCATGCTGGCACACCAGAGCGATATAAGCCACAAAGAAAGGGCCCCGTTACTTATTCTGAGCTAAAGGCATCTTATGTCTTCACTGTGCaagattattttgtaatcttttctTTCGACTATCAAGCTGTCAAACTCAGATACTTATGATCTGATATGAGCTTATATGAACATTCTTTTATCGTAGCAGTGACGACTTTCTTAGTAACATGGATTAGTGAGATAACAGAATGATAATTTGCGTTATTCTGTCATCAAAGCAGCGAGTGTTTTTTCGTTTATTTGGCACAGTTTTATGTGAGTTTTCAAACACACTAATGTGGCAAGTTTATTGCTCTTAAAAGGCACTTCAAAGGAAGAACTGGAAATGGCGTTACAACACAAACGAAATATCTAGTTTCATGTTTAACTTATCAATGATGTACACTTTTTTCGCTTGTGGCGTCAGACCATACATTTCTTGTACTGATAAACGGTGAATTTACGCACTACAGGTGACAACGACAATTTTACGCATTCCTCCCACTGAGCTGTCTCGCGTAAACATCGCAATGAAAATTATGTCAGTAGTAAGCTGAAGCCTTGGCAATGCAGCTGTGTTTCGAAATCTATTCCGAGGGTTAATTTTAAGAATACAAACACTCTGTAAGACAGGCTACATGGAATTTACACATTACCACGAGCTAGATTTGTACTCCGTTCACGACCtcatggtatgtggcggagggtactttgtgtacgacAGCCTTCCCccagtttcctgttccactcggagaCGAAAACTGTAACTTTACCTTGGCGGTCTTTCGCTAGGATACTGGCTGTCTGTATTCAGGTATATGGCAGGAatgaccattcgaagcaaaaaagtctagtaaataccTTAagtgctacgagcacttgttcagtagaagagatgtgttttacaggaGCAGTGATagaaagtgctcatacctctttaaGGTGTGTatcttagagcccttgtttaccaggttttttttgtttttttttcgaaaGATCGTTCTTTTCATAcccctgaatattggccattcctcccGAGACACTGTGCTTCGATAGGAGGAAAAAATTTTCGAGTGAGTCTTCTAGGAAAGGTACGCGCACGAAATATTAACAGAATTAGGGCCCTTTCTCTGTGGCTCTGGTATGCCCTGCTAGAAGGAGCGGAGACTCACCTCTGATTGCTAGAGAAGACTGCGGCCGGCCCCTCACAGCGCGGGCAGCTTGATGACCGCGGGCTGCGGCTGCGCGTCGCACCAGCGAACCAGCTCCTCCTCGGCGTCGCTCAGGCGTTGCTGTGGCGGCGACTCCTGCGGCTGCAACACGAGCACGCACCGCGTGTCCAGGTTGGGTCGCGGCTTCTTGCCCGCCGGCGCCACCATGGAGCTGACGCGCTCGGCGCTGTCCACCTCGATGATGTTGATGTCGTTCTCGTAGCAGAAGGCCTGCAGCAGCACCGTGTGGATGTGGTGCATGGCCGAGTCGCCCTGCGCCGTCTGAGGCAGCACGCAGAACAGCACGCTGCCCGGGTCGGACTCCAGCAGCTTGATGGCGGGCAGCAGGCCGCAGGCGAGCCGCTTCTCGGCCTGCGCGCGCCGCAGCATGCAGCGAACCGTCTGGCACAGCTTCTTTCTGCAAGGGCAACACAGAACGCACGCCGGTGAGCCGCTGCACGTCTCCATCGCTCGGGCGCGCTCGCACACAAACTACACTGCTCAGGACACTAGCTGCTCGCAAACGATCCCGTTAACTAACGGCGATTACAAGTACATCCCGTGTTACAAAACAAAAGAGTAACTAGCTTCGGCAAGTAACAGCAGAATCACTGACAATAGGAAGATCTGTTACACAGCAACATCAAAACTAttttcacacagtcagcttaaaacCATGCACCACTGTAAATGACCAGCATCTCCACAAATTTCACCCACCGTAGTAAAACACTACCTTACGTTTATGATACAATATCGATTGTACACAGCAGTAAACTGATTCTGGAGCCCTTTCATTTACTATCTCCAGATGCCACTACAAATTTTGATCACCGCACGAGAAAAGAACTGCTGGTCAAATTTAAGTCGTCCCCAAACTCACTTTGAAAACTACACCAGAAAACCGTACAAGCAACAGTACCGAAGTCCCTTCAGCGTTCCACTGC contains:
- the LOC124615565 gene encoding growth arrest and DNA damage-inducible protein GADD45 gamma produces the protein MTLEDVANKDSPMANRKKLCQTVRCMLRRAQAEKRLACGLLPAIKLLESDPGSVLFCVLPQTAQGDSAMHHIHTVLLQAFCYENDINIIEVDSAERVSSMVAPAGKKPRPNLDTRCVLVLQPQESPPQQRLSDAEEELVRWCDAQPQPAVIKLPAL